Proteins from one Drosophila gunungcola strain Sukarami chromosome 3R, Dgunungcola_SK_2, whole genome shotgun sequence genomic window:
- the LOC128252327 gene encoding sialic acid synthase, with amino-acid sequence MLLNDIISGKVGGAVYIIAEIGQNHQGCLETAKRMISEAKNCGCHCVKFQKSDLSAKFTRSALDREYFSDHAWGKTYGEHKEYLEFSKDHFLELQAYSREINVDFTASAMDERSLDFLVELNVPFIKIGSGDANNFPLLKKAASLNMPLVISTGMQSMESVERIVQTMKEAGKRNYALMHCVSSYPTAPKDSKLQLISMLKRRFPNVPIGYSGHELGVVISQAAVLLGARIVERHFTLDKNQKGSDHRCSLEPQELRVLTTAITNFNLSAVPLSPKEILQKLNGTAELEEALQDVECKTILPCELPCRNKLGKSIVASRPLKKGHRLQLADMAIKVSEPSGLAAESYMTIIDKELTDNVGEDEPILGSSIIL; translated from the exons TCTATATTATTGCGGAAATTGGCCAAAACCACCAGGGATGCCTGGAGACGGCCAAAAGGATGATTTCCGAGGCCAAGAATTGCGGATGCCACTGCGTAAAGTTTCAGAAATCCGATTTGTCAGCAAAGTTTACGCGATCCGCTTTGGATCGAGAATATTTCAGCGATCACGCTTGGGGAAAAACTTACGGAGAGCACAAGGAATACCTGGAGTTTTCCAAGGATCACTTTCTTGAACTACAAGCTTACAGCCGGGAAATAAATGTGGACTTTACAGCTTCCGCAATGGATGAG CGCTCCCTTGATTTTCTGGTCGAACTGAATGTCCCCTTCATTAAAATTGGCTCTGGAGATGCAAACAACTTTCCGCTTTTGAAAAAAGCAGCAAGTTTGAACATGCCTTTGGTAATCTCGACCGGAATGCAGTCCATGGAGTCGGTAGAGAGAATTGTGCAAACAATGAAGGAGGCTGGAAAACGAAACTACGCTCTTATGCACTGCGTTTCATCGTACCCAACTGCCCCCAAAGACTCCAAATTGCAACTGATTTCTATGCTGAAGAGGCGCTTTCCCAATGTACCCATTGGTTATTCGGGTCATGAACTGGGAGTGGTCATTAGTCAAGCAGCTGTCTTGCTAGGAGCACGCATAGTGGAGCGCCATTTCACCCTGGACAAAAATCAGAAGGGCTCCGACCATCGATGCTCCCTCGAGCCCCAAGAATTGAGAGTCCTAACCACAGCAATTACGAACTTCAACCTGTCGGCAGTTCCGTTGTCTCCCAAAGAAATCTTACAAAAACTTAATGGCACTGCAGAACTGGAGGAAGCTCTTCAGGACGTTGAGTGTAAAACCATTCTACCTTGCGAGTTGCCCTGTCGAAATAAACTGGGCAAATCCATCGTGGCATCTAGACCTCTCAAAAAAGGGCACAGACTTCAATTGGCGGACATGGCCATCAAAGTAAGTGAACCCAGCGGCCTGGCAGCAGAGTCATACATGACCATAATCGACAAGGAATTGACAGACAATGTTGGTGAGGATGAACCCATACTTGGGAGTAGTATAATCCTTTAG
- the LOC128252324 gene encoding interleukin enhancer-binding factor 2 homolog, with product MVRGALRGGRPMRGGIRPPFKKTFVPRHPFDLTLAEVFFPKVPLAGTVDDSALTAALLKRNQDLSPTPSEQTAIGNLVTKVQAVLDNLVVAPGDLTTCQLEEVRQVGSFKKGTILTGNNVADVVVILKTLPTKESVDALAKKVEADLKASMKTEVLTKGDQHTVQIHERGFDIANVHAKVRILIATLPQNLRKLEPEIHLDHKLMQSHLAAIRHTRWFEENAHHSSIKVLIRILKDLTRRFDAFAPLSAWMLDLIAHLAIMNNPSRQALPINLAFRRVFQLLSAGLFLPGSAGITDPTEPGHIRVHTAMTLEQQDVCCYTSQTLLRVLAHGGYKHILGLEGNTSIVREMSVWNGVCVSPLTAVYEKPTDKKEGDLEEDIEMIENENEDDGSDDGAE from the exons ATGGTGCGCGGAGCTCTCCGAGGTGGACGCCCCATGCGTGGGGGCATCCGTCCGCCGTTCAAGAAAACCTTTGTGCCCCGCCACCCATTCGATTTGACCCTGGCGGAGGTCTTCTTTCCCAAAGTCCCACTCGCCGGTACCGTGGACGATTCGGCTCTAACTGCG GCACTGCTGAAACGCAACCAGGACTTGAGTCCCACTCCCAGCGAGCAGACGGCCATCGGGAATCTGGTGACCAAGGTGCAGGCTGTGCTGGACAATCTGGTGGTGGCTCCTGGCGATCTGACTACTTGC CAACTGGAGGAGGTGCGTCAGGTGGGCTCTTTCAAGAAGGGCACCATTCTAACCGGCAATAACGTGGCCGACGTGGTGGTCATTCTCAAAACGCTGCCCACCAAGGAGTCGGTCGATGCCCTGGCCAAGAAGGTGGAGGCCGACCTGAAGGCTAGCATGAAGACTGAGGTGCTGACCAAGGGCGACCAGCATACCGTGCAGATCCACGAGCGCGGCTTCGACATCGCCAACGTCCATGCCAAAGTGCGCATCCTGATCGCCACCTTGCCACAAAACTTGCGCAAGCTGGAGCCGGAGATCCACTTGGATCACAAGCTAATGCAGAGCCATCTGGCCGCCATTCGGCACACGCGTTGGTTCGAGGAGAACGCCCACCACTCCTCGATCAAGGTGCTCATTCGCATTCTCAAGGATCTCACCAGGCGCTTTGACGCCTTCGCGCCGCTGTCGGCCTGGATGCTGGACCTGATCGCCCACCTGGCCATCATGAACAACCCGTCGCGCCAGGCCCTGCCCATCAATCTGGCCTTCCGTCGCGTCTTTCAGCTGCTCTCCGCCGGACTCTTTCTGCCCGGCTCGGCCGGCATCACGGATCCCACCGAACCGGGTCACATCCGAGTGCACACTGCCATGACGCTGGAGCAGCAGGATGTGTGCTGCTACACGTCGCAGACGCTGCTCCGTGTGCTGGCCCACGGAGGGTACAAGCACATCCTGGGACTGGAGGGCAACACCAGCATCGTGCGCGAAATGTCCGTCTGGAACGGTGTGTGCGTCTCTCCCCTAACCGCTGTCTACGAGAAGCCCACGGACAAGAAGGAGGGCGACCTCGAGGAGGACATCGAGATGATTGAGAATGAGAACGAGGACGACGGCAGCGACGATGGAGCCGAATAA